Proteins from a single region of Starkeya sp. ORNL1:
- a CDS encoding MFS transporter, with product MTDTTRRADETETVEGNAGFLAGLAVYLRPRVLIVILLGFSSGLPLALSGNTLTVWMAESKVNLATIGLFALVGVPYNFKFAWAPLVDALDVPFLSRHLGRRRGWLVFTQLLLAVAIVWLGLQDPVASPWHVALGALLVACASATQDIVVDAFRVESLETREQAAGMAGYVAAYRVGMLASGAGVLLLVTWFEAIGVARADVWFWGYVAAALMVGVGLIAALLAKEPPPPENVLPREENVAKRVVQTAIGAFGEFLSRHLAVAILLFVVLFKFCDAFAGVLTGAFVIDIGFDRATYAGVVKGVGFAAALLGGFAGGFIARALPLSTSLWIAGVLQMASNLAFSWQAYMGVNLPALTLTIVIENFTGAIGTVIFVAYLSALCGARAHTATQYALLTALAAVGRTFLASTAGFVATETGWAWFFAVTSIAALPGLAVLAFLQSRGHFRELAAQKL from the coding sequence ATGACCGACACCACACGCCGGGCTGACGAGACCGAGACGGTAGAAGGCAATGCGGGCTTCCTGGCGGGGCTCGCCGTCTATCTGCGGCCGCGGGTGCTGATCGTCATATTGCTCGGCTTCTCCTCGGGCCTGCCGCTGGCACTCTCCGGCAACACGCTTACCGTCTGGATGGCCGAATCCAAGGTGAATCTCGCCACTATCGGCCTCTTCGCTCTGGTCGGCGTTCCCTACAATTTCAAATTCGCCTGGGCGCCTCTGGTCGATGCCCTCGACGTGCCGTTCCTGAGCCGCCATCTCGGGCGGCGGCGCGGCTGGCTGGTGTTCACCCAGCTCTTGCTGGCGGTCGCCATCGTCTGGCTCGGCCTCCAGGATCCGGTAGCCTCGCCTTGGCATGTGGCGCTCGGCGCACTGCTGGTCGCCTGCGCGTCCGCTACGCAGGACATCGTGGTCGACGCGTTCCGTGTCGAGAGTCTCGAGACCCGCGAGCAGGCTGCCGGCATGGCCGGCTATGTCGCGGCGTATCGGGTCGGCATGCTGGCCTCGGGTGCCGGCGTGCTGTTGCTGGTGACCTGGTTCGAGGCCATCGGCGTGGCGCGCGCAGACGTCTGGTTCTGGGGCTATGTGGCAGCTGCGCTGATGGTCGGCGTCGGGCTGATCGCCGCGCTGCTGGCCAAGGAACCGCCGCCGCCCGAAAACGTCCTGCCGCGCGAGGAGAATGTCGCCAAGCGCGTGGTACAGACCGCAATCGGCGCCTTCGGCGAATTCCTGTCGCGCCACCTCGCGGTGGCGATCCTGCTGTTCGTCGTGCTGTTCAAATTCTGCGACGCCTTTGCCGGCGTGTTGACCGGCGCCTTCGTCATCGATATCGGCTTCGACAGGGCCACCTATGCCGGCGTCGTCAAGGGAGTCGGCTTCGCGGCAGCGCTGCTCGGCGGCTTTGCCGGCGGTTTCATCGCCCGCGCTCTGCCGCTCTCGACCAGCCTCTGGATTGCCGGCGTGCTGCAGATGGCCTCGAACCTCGCCTTCTCCTGGCAGGCCTATATGGGCGTGAACCTGCCGGCGCTGACACTGACCATCGTGATCGAGAACTTCACCGGGGCCATCGGCACGGTGATCTTCGTCGCCTATCTCTCGGCACTGTGCGGCGCGCGGGCTCACACCGCCACGCAATATGCCCTGCTCACCGCGCTCGCCGCGGTGGGGCGCACCTTCCTCGCCTCGACCGCCGGCTTCGTCGCGACCGAGACCGGATGGGCGTGGTTCTTCGCCGTCACGTCAATAGCGGCACTGCCGGGGCTCGCGGTGCTCGCCTTCCTGCAGTCGCGCGGGCATTTCCGCGAACTGGCGGCGCAGAAACTTTAA
- the recR gene encoding recombination mediator RecR — translation MARAVAGPEIERLIQLLARVPGLGPRSARRAALTLIKKREALMAPLAGALDEALAKITVCRTCGNIDVRDPCTVCSDPTRDPALLVVVADVADLWALERASAVNARYHVLGGTLSPLDGVGPDDLNLESLVTRAHDAAIKEVLLALPATVDGQTTAHYITDLLRGAEVKVTRLAHGVPVGGELDYLDEGTLAAAIRARTTF, via the coding sequence ATGGCACGTGCCGTCGCCGGCCCCGAGATCGAACGCCTGATCCAGTTGCTCGCCCGCGTGCCGGGGCTCGGCCCGCGCTCGGCGCGGCGTGCCGCGCTTACCCTGATCAAGAAGCGCGAGGCGCTGATGGCGCCGCTCGCCGGCGCGCTCGACGAGGCGCTCGCCAAGATCACGGTGTGCCGCACCTGCGGCAACATCGATGTGCGCGATCCCTGCACCGTCTGCTCCGACCCGACCCGCGATCCGGCGCTGCTGGTCGTGGTCGCCGATGTCGCCGACCTGTGGGCGCTGGAGCGCGCCAGTGCGGTGAATGCCCGCTACCATGTGCTTGGTGGCACCCTCTCGCCGCTCGACGGCGTCGGGCCGGATGACCTCAATCTGGAGAGCCTGGTCACCCGCGCGCATGACGCGGCGATCAAGGAGGTGCTGCTGGCGCTGCCGGCCACCGTCGACGGCCAGACCACGGCGCACTACATCACGGACCTGCTGCGCGGCGCCGAGGTGAAGGTGACACGGCTTGCCCACGGCGTGCCGGTCGGCGGCGAATTGGATTATCTCGACGAGGGCACGCTGGCCGCCGCCATCCGCGCCCGCACGACCTTTTAG